A genomic segment from Truepera sp. encodes:
- a CDS encoding DUF4177 domain-containing protein — MQKYKYEFVRVDYTFLAKNRMAPYREEVERRAADGWRFVTSVLPPDFMTGGKFELVFEKEVSEAG; from the coding sequence GTGCAAAAGTACAAGTACGAGTTCGTACGAGTCGATTACACCTTTCTGGCAAAGAACCGGATGGCCCCCTACAGGGAAGAGGTCGAGCGTCGCGCCGCCGACGGTTGGCGCTTCGTCACCTCGGTACTGCCACCTGACTTCATGACGGGCGGGAAGTTCGAGTTGGTCTTCGAGAAGGAAGTGTCGGAAGCGGGCTGA
- a CDS encoding ATP-binding cassette domain-containing protein has protein sequence MTDEQARQPVKAAAEPLLRLEGVRKSFGAVHALKGVNLTVPAGQVTALVGDNGAGKSVTVKVVAGTYLPDEGHMYWEGRPVRPRSPREAATLGIEVVYQDLALCDNLDVVQNMYLGRELLRNRLLAEDDMERNAMQTLSELRVTTVQSVRLPVAALSGGQRQSVAVAKAVMWNSKLVILDEPTAALGVAQTRQVLELVTRLAERGLGVMIISHNLNDVFAVADRIAVMRLGQVVSEGPTADTDVQTVVELMTTGKAGAA, from the coding sequence GTGACTGACGAGCAGGCTCGGCAACCGGTGAAAGCGGCTGCCGAGCCGCTCTTACGCCTCGAGGGCGTGCGCAAGAGCTTCGGCGCGGTGCACGCCCTCAAAGGCGTGAACCTCACGGTGCCCGCGGGGCAGGTCACTGCGCTGGTCGGCGACAACGGCGCCGGCAAGTCGGTGACGGTGAAGGTCGTCGCGGGTACTTACCTGCCCGACGAGGGACACATGTACTGGGAGGGCAGACCCGTAAGGCCGCGCAGCCCTCGCGAGGCCGCCACGCTCGGGATAGAGGTCGTCTACCAGGACCTCGCGCTGTGCGACAACCTCGACGTGGTGCAGAACATGTACTTGGGGCGCGAGCTCCTTCGCAACCGGCTCCTCGCCGAGGACGACATGGAGCGCAACGCCATGCAGACCCTTTCGGAGCTCCGGGTAACCACCGTGCAGTCGGTGCGGCTGCCAGTTGCCGCCCTCTCGGGTGGTCAACGCCAGTCGGTGGCCGTGGCCAAGGCAGTGATGTGGAACTCCAAGCTCGTGATCCTCGACGAGCCCACGGCCGCCCTGGGCGTGGCCCAGACCAGGCAGGTCCTCGAACTCGTGACGCGCTTGGCCGAGCGCGGGCTGGGGGTCATGATCATCTCTCACAACCTCAACGACGTTTTCGCTGTCGCCGACCGCATAGCCGTCATGCGCCTGGGCCAGGTCGTGAGCGAGGGGCCGACCGCCGACACCGACGTGCAGACCGTGGTGGAGCTCATGACCACCGGTAAGGCGGGCGCGGCGTGA
- a CDS encoding Gmad2 immunoglobulin-like domain-containing protein, protein MKRRYANLFWIVIVLAVVAVLVTRLLGPPEGTVGNEAGATVRETEASAGEVRPGAAGSSAGGSGASGAEVERPANGSAASESELERTADGSASQSPAPSGTSAPMLTLSLSGGAVTLHYPASMSLATAEDEVRASSTIPPCDDGFEYCLYVPQTSYENTNFRVAGMAIRPRPELGAPISCLLTQPPGYVGLQPGLAVDQDGSGSLSTARFGNLTDGAAGTYATGEARRLWAGGACYDFTVRVVESQFGNYPAGSIEEFTDADRRAVLGEFFDVLDGLSVRLEGDARFVTWPAAGKSNLAPFITLGTPTPGATVSSPLRFEGEAVGPWFFEGTFPVSVVAEDGTVLGRGFATAQGPWMVTDKVQFQGEVAFEAAGATRATLVLERDDPSAVMEQVAALHVALNLQR, encoded by the coding sequence ATGAAGCGGCGTTATGCCAACCTGTTCTGGATAGTGATCGTGCTTGCGGTGGTGGCCGTGCTCGTCACCCGCCTGCTCGGTCCGCCGGAAGGGACCGTCGGCAACGAGGCGGGGGCCACGGTCCGCGAAACTGAGGCCAGTGCCGGCGAAGTCCGGCCCGGCGCCGCAGGATCCAGTGCGGGAGGGTCCGGGGCGAGTGGGGCCGAGGTAGAGCGGCCCGCCAACGGTTCAGCTGCTAGTGAGTCCGAGCTCGAGCGGACCGCCGACGGATCAGCCTCCCAGAGCCCGGCGCCGAGCGGTACTTCTGCCCCCATGCTCACCCTGAGCCTGTCGGGTGGGGCCGTCACCCTGCACTACCCCGCCAGCATGTCCCTGGCCACGGCCGAGGACGAGGTCCGCGCCTCCTCGACGATCCCGCCTTGCGACGACGGTTTCGAGTACTGCCTCTACGTGCCCCAGACCTCTTACGAGAACACCAACTTCAGGGTCGCCGGCATGGCGATCCGGCCGCGGCCAGAGTTGGGCGCGCCCATCTCGTGCCTGTTGACCCAGCCCCCCGGTTACGTCGGCCTACAACCCGGGCTGGCGGTCGACCAGGACGGCTCCGGCAGCTTGTCTACCGCCCGCTTCGGCAACCTCACGGACGGCGCCGCCGGCACCTACGCAACGGGCGAGGCGCGGCGCCTGTGGGCGGGAGGGGCGTGTTACGACTTCACCGTGCGCGTCGTCGAGTCGCAGTTCGGCAACTACCCCGCGGGGAGCATCGAGGAGTTCACGGACGCAGATCGGCGGGCCGTGCTCGGCGAGTTCTTCGACGTGCTGGACGGCTTGAGCGTTCGTCTCGAGGGTGACGCTCGCTTCGTTACGTGGCCCGCCGCAGGCAAGTCGAACCTGGCGCCCTTCATCACCCTCGGCACGCCCACTCCCGGCGCCACCGTGAGCAGCCCGCTGCGCTTCGAGGGCGAGGCAGTCGGGCCCTGGTTCTTCGAGGGCACGTTCCCCGTGTCGGTCGTCGCGGAGGACGGCACCGTGCTGGGCCGCGGGTTCGCCACGGCCCAGGGCCCGTGGATGGTGACTGACAAGGTGCAGTTCCAGGGCGAGGTGGCGTTCGAGGCCGCTGGTGCCACGAGGGCCACGCTCGTACTCGAGCGCGATGACCCGTCGGCAGTGATGGAGCAAGTGGCGGCGCTGCACGTGGCCTTGAACCTGCAGCGCTGA
- a CDS encoding substrate-binding domain-containing protein, translated as MRIGIRSMWRVLRLALLIILVSGAAWAQDASSITANSFTADFSTMSLLKDLAQQGKGKIGVLLPETTTSARYTAFDEPFLKRAFKEAGVPDSDVIITNAQGSESTQLTQAQAAITQGATVLVVDPISSGVGASIEKAAKDSGVTVIDYDRLTLGGSRAYYVSFDNVQVGKLIGDGFVDCVKAWNVTDPHVLIMNGAPTDNNATLFSQGYHSVLDPLFANGTYTKVAEPAGTWDPAQARTTFEGQYTAHKEINAVVTPNDDNANAVIAYLKTLGVPANTFPTTGQDATLQGLQNVLAGYQCGTVYKAINLEAQAAAALAIFVRAGQTPPAALVNGTTNDSQANMDVPSVLLTPIWVTPKNMADTVVKDGFTKASDLCAGFADQCKAAGIGQ; from the coding sequence ATGCGAATCGGAATCCGGTCCATGTGGCGGGTACTCCGCCTTGCACTGTTGATCATCTTGGTCAGCGGCGCCGCCTGGGCGCAAGACGCGTCCTCCATCACCGCCAACTCCTTCACCGCGGACTTCTCGACGATGAGCCTGCTGAAGGACCTCGCCCAACAAGGCAAAGGCAAGATAGGCGTGCTGCTACCCGAGACCACGACCTCGGCACGCTACACGGCGTTCGATGAGCCGTTCCTCAAGCGGGCCTTCAAGGAAGCGGGCGTACCCGACTCCGACGTCATCATCACGAACGCCCAGGGCAGTGAGTCTACTCAGCTGACGCAGGCCCAGGCCGCCATCACGCAGGGCGCCACGGTACTCGTGGTCGACCCCATCTCGTCGGGCGTCGGTGCCTCCATCGAGAAGGCCGCCAAGGATAGCGGCGTGACGGTCATCGACTACGACCGCCTCACGCTGGGCGGCTCGCGCGCCTACTACGTGAGCTTCGACAACGTCCAGGTGGGCAAGCTCATCGGCGACGGCTTCGTCGACTGCGTGAAGGCCTGGAACGTCACCGACCCGCACGTTCTCATCATGAACGGCGCGCCGACCGACAACAACGCCACGCTCTTCTCGCAGGGCTACCACTCGGTGCTCGACCCGCTGTTCGCGAACGGCACCTACACCAAGGTCGCCGAACCCGCCGGCACGTGGGACCCGGCCCAGGCCAGGACCACGTTCGAGGGCCAGTACACGGCGCACAAGGAAATCAACGCCGTGGTCACCCCTAACGACGACAACGCCAACGCCGTCATCGCTTACCTCAAGACGCTCGGCGTGCCCGCCAACACCTTCCCGACCACCGGTCAGGACGCTACGCTTCAGGGCCTGCAGAACGTTCTGGCGGGCTACCAGTGCGGCACCGTCTACAAGGCCATCAACCTCGAGGCCCAGGCGGCCGCCGCCCTCGCCATCTTCGTGCGCGCCGGCCAGACCCCGCCCGCCGCGCTGGTGAACGGCACGACCAACGACAGCCAGGCCAACATGGACGTGCCGTCCGTGCTCCTCACCCCCATCTGGGTGACGCCCAAGAACATGGCCGACACGGTCGTGAAGGACGGCTTCACCAAGGCCTCCGACCTCTGCGCGGGCTTCGCCGATCAGTGCAAGGCCGCCGGGATAGGGCAGTAG
- a CDS encoding MFS transporter: MDGHERSASGQKEGAEHQRQKDALSHGQSVHHYRWSANGVTLCVTRNGQPSAVAAGPLTDKDTPLPAARSFLYQCLGSGLMAMASSMMAVMAPLYAVDLGLGAQWLGVLMALPGIFPVVLALPAGRWMDALGAPRWYFLGLAGLTLAPLGVVAFPGVPALAASRLLLGFFYIFFTLASQSLVASLGNGRTHERNFAAYSTWMAGGRMVGPILVGIAIDHAGYRTSFLVVFVVLLVASAIGLLVARSAPEDRDRRVRANPRRKGVVLDTLRNVGLQMAVLTSAGVFLAITMRETFLPVMLEQMGMSATLIGSLVSLGSLTSVLIRPIMPLVTRLLGGTGNTLVVSMVAVASGVGLLSLANSVTTFAALAVVVGFGTGIAFPLSIVAVASHVPVRDRGVALSLRLSINHTVEVFAPTLSGLVVAATSFRFGFASVGAALGVLALLALTVLRRFNAGALVGNESALVEATLSAASTSSEAQVLHAEAGGLDGASEAV, encoded by the coding sequence GTGGACGGGCATGAACGATCCGCAAGCGGCCAGAAGGAGGGCGCTGAGCACCAGCGGCAGAAAGATGCGCTTTCTCATGGGCAAAGCGTACACCACTACCGGTGGTCGGCCAACGGCGTTACCCTGTGCGTCACCCGGAACGGCCAGCCATCGGCGGTCGCCGCCGGGCCTCTCACGGATAAGGACACGCCGCTGCCCGCTGCCCGCTCTTTCCTCTACCAGTGCCTTGGCTCCGGCCTCATGGCGATGGCCTCCAGCATGATGGCGGTGATGGCGCCGCTCTACGCCGTCGACCTGGGCCTGGGCGCTCAGTGGTTGGGCGTGCTGATGGCGCTGCCGGGCATCTTCCCGGTCGTGCTGGCGCTTCCCGCCGGGCGCTGGATGGACGCCTTGGGCGCGCCGCGCTGGTACTTCCTGGGGCTGGCGGGCCTCACCCTGGCGCCGCTCGGCGTCGTGGCGTTCCCCGGCGTGCCGGCCCTGGCGGCGTCGCGCCTCCTTCTCGGCTTCTTCTACATCTTCTTCACGTTGGCCTCGCAGTCGCTGGTGGCGTCGCTCGGCAACGGACGCACGCACGAACGCAACTTCGCCGCCTACTCCACCTGGATGGCCGGCGGCCGCATGGTGGGGCCCATCCTCGTGGGCATCGCCATCGATCACGCCGGTTACCGCACGAGCTTCCTGGTCGTGTTCGTGGTGCTGCTGGTGGCCTCGGCCATCGGCCTGTTGGTGGCACGCTCCGCACCGGAGGACCGGGACCGCCGGGTGCGGGCCAACCCGCGCCGCAAGGGCGTGGTGTTGGACACACTGCGCAACGTCGGCCTGCAGATGGCCGTCCTCACGAGCGCCGGCGTGTTCCTCGCGATCACCATGCGCGAGACGTTCCTCCCCGTGATGCTCGAGCAGATGGGCATGTCGGCAACGCTCATCGGCTCGCTCGTGAGCCTGGGCTCGCTCACGTCCGTGCTGATCCGGCCGATCATGCCGCTTGTGACGCGCTTGCTGGGCGGCACCGGGAACACCCTGGTGGTTTCGATGGTGGCCGTCGCCTCGGGCGTCGGCCTGCTGTCTCTGGCTAACAGCGTGACCACGTTCGCCGCGCTTGCCGTGGTGGTGGGCTTCGGCACTGGCATAGCCTTCCCGCTCAGCATCGTTGCGGTGGCCTCACACGTCCCGGTTCGCGACCGCGGCGTAGCCCTGAGCCTGAGGCTTTCCATCAACCACACGGTCGAGGTCTTCGCCCCGACGCTCAGTGGGCTGGTGGTGGCTGCCACCTCGTTTCGCTTCGGGTTCGCTTCCGTGGGCGCGGCGCTCGGGGTGCTGGCGCTGCTGGCGCTCACCGTTCTGCGGCGGTTCAACGCCGGTGCGCTGGTCGGGAACGAGTCGGCCCTGGTGGAGGCCACCTTGTCCGCCGCCTCAACCTCCAGCGAAGCTCAGGTCCTCCACGCAGAGGCTGGGGGCCTGGATGGGGCTTCCGAAGCCGTATGA
- a CDS encoding alanine racemase, with protein sequence MSAPAVATSITSIDTPCVVVDLDVAERNIRRLQDYLDEHGIQNRPHIKTHKLPLLAHWQVAAGACGITVQSIGEAEVMAGAGLTDILITYNVMGEEKVRRLAQVARMARVRVAVDNEVALEAVAAAALLAERPIGVLVEFESGKLRQGVVTPEEAAELAQVAAGRPYVEFLGLLTYPSSERVPGFVTRTRELLAEVGIDVKVVSVGGTPGMWRTHLTGLVTEHRAGTYIYNDRNSMAAGSASLEDCALHVHVTLVSKPTPNRGVIDAGSKTLAADPFPQDRGGGYGLILEYPEAIVTVLSEEHGAVDFSACSRTPAIGERLRVIPNHVCPVSNLHDEVYTHRRGVLEAVLPVAARGKTR encoded by the coding sequence ATGAGCGCGCCCGCTGTCGCCACGTCCATCACTAGCATCGACACGCCCTGCGTGGTCGTCGATCTCGACGTGGCGGAGCGCAACATCCGCCGCCTCCAGGACTACCTGGACGAGCACGGCATACAGAACCGCCCCCACATCAAGACGCACAAGCTCCCCCTGCTGGCGCACTGGCAGGTGGCGGCTGGAGCCTGCGGCATAACGGTGCAGAGCATCGGCGAAGCCGAGGTCATGGCGGGCGCCGGTCTCACCGACATCCTGATCACTTACAACGTCATGGGTGAGGAGAAGGTCCGGCGCCTGGCGCAGGTGGCGCGCATGGCGCGCGTGCGGGTAGCCGTAGACAACGAGGTGGCGCTCGAGGCCGTTGCCGCCGCGGCGCTGCTCGCCGAGAGACCCATCGGCGTGCTCGTCGAGTTCGAGTCCGGAAAGCTGCGGCAAGGCGTAGTCACGCCCGAGGAGGCGGCCGAGCTCGCGCAAGTCGCGGCGGGCCGGCCCTACGTCGAGTTCCTCGGCCTGCTCACCTACCCGAGCTCCGAGCGCGTGCCCGGCTTCGTGACCCGCACGCGCGAGCTGCTGGCCGAGGTGGGGATCGACGTGAAGGTCGTGTCCGTCGGCGGCACACCGGGAATGTGGCGTACGCACCTCACGGGACTCGTGACCGAGCACCGCGCGGGCACTTACATCTACAACGACCGCAACAGCATGGCCGCGGGCAGCGCCTCGCTTGAGGACTGCGCCCTGCACGTGCACGTCACGCTCGTCAGCAAACCCACCCCCAACCGCGGCGTGATAGACGCCGGCTCGAAGACCCTCGCGGCCGACCCTTTCCCGCAGGACCGCGGGGGCGGCTACGGCTTGATCCTCGAGTACCCCGAGGCCATCGTCACCGTGCTGTCCGAGGAGCACGGGGCCGTCGACTTCTCGGCCTGCTCGCGCACCCCGGCGATAGGCGAGCGCCTGCGCGTGATCCCGAACCACGTGTGCCCAGTCTCGAACCTGCACGACGAGGTGTACACGCACCGGCGCGGCGTGCTCGAGGCGGTGCTCCCGGTCGCGGCCCGCGGCAAGACGCGTTAG
- a CDS encoding COX15/CtaA family protein, translating into MNETSTLETLPLGAHLNSARRRHVVVWLWLGAALTFSMLVVGGVTRLTQSGLSIVEWEPLVGVVPPLNEAQWQDAFAQYQRFPEYRQLRPDMTLAEYKTIFYWEYAHRLLARFIGVVFLVPFLFFWARGYLKGPLARRLLLLFGLGALQGLMGWFMVASGLVDRPSVAHERLAAHLLLAFTIFAFCLWTAADLLPKRREASRSRLYGWLVAFGVILVLQVTYGAFVAGLDAGLAFNTYPLMAGGWWPPAAWRLDPPLRNLLDNIATVQWIHRTLPLLLLAMALGLVVATLRGRRAPGGRLELGWAAVLATLVLVQGTLGVATLLSFVPIDLAATHQATALVLFGTWLLWLHRATRLRLAARAPAVSEAPERLRASAAAPSSR; encoded by the coding sequence GTGAACGAGACCAGCACGCTCGAAACCCTTCCCTTAGGTGCCCACCTGAACTCCGCTCGGCGACGCCACGTGGTCGTGTGGCTCTGGCTGGGCGCGGCGCTCACGTTCTCCATGTTGGTGGTCGGGGGCGTTACCCGGTTAACGCAGTCGGGCCTCTCGATAGTGGAGTGGGAGCCGCTCGTCGGCGTGGTGCCGCCGCTCAACGAGGCGCAGTGGCAGGACGCTTTCGCGCAGTACCAGCGTTTCCCTGAATACCGGCAGCTGCGGCCCGACATGACGCTGGCGGAGTACAAGACCATCTTCTACTGGGAGTACGCCCACCGGCTCCTGGCCCGCTTCATCGGCGTGGTCTTCCTCGTGCCGTTCCTGTTCTTCTGGGCGCGGGGCTACCTGAAGGGGCCGCTGGCGCGGCGGTTGCTGCTTCTGTTCGGTCTCGGTGCGCTGCAGGGCCTCATGGGCTGGTTCATGGTGGCGAGCGGCCTCGTCGACAGGCCGTCTGTGGCGCACGAGCGCCTGGCGGCGCACCTACTGCTGGCGTTCACCATCTTCGCGTTCTGCCTCTGGACGGCCGCGGACTTGCTGCCGAAGCGGCGCGAGGCGTCGCGAAGCAGGCTGTACGGCTGGCTGGTGGCCTTCGGCGTCATCCTCGTGCTGCAGGTGACCTACGGCGCGTTCGTCGCCGGACTCGACGCCGGCCTGGCCTTCAACACCTACCCGCTGATGGCGGGAGGCTGGTGGCCGCCGGCCGCCTGGCGCCTGGATCCGCCCTTGCGCAACCTGCTCGACAACATCGCCACGGTGCAGTGGATCCACCGCACGCTGCCGCTGTTGCTGTTGGCCATGGCCTTGGGGCTAGTGGTGGCTACTTTGCGCGGCCGGCGCGCGCCTGGCGGCCGGTTGGAGCTGGGTTGGGCCGCGGTGCTCGCGACCCTGGTGTTGGTTCAGGGGACGCTGGGGGTGGCCACGCTGTTGTCGTTCGTACCCATCGATCTGGCGGCCACGCATCAGGCCACCGCCCTCGTGCTCTTCGGAACCTGGCTGCTGTGGCTGCACCGCGCCACGCGTCTGCGCCTGGCGGCGCGCGCCCCGGCGGTGAGTGAGGCCCCTGAGCGGCTTCGGGCTTCCGCCGCGGCCCCCTCGAGTCGCTGA
- a CDS encoding TldD/PmbA family protein has product MLNHASYATLIEKGRSAGADFVEVYAERWRTRLLRTIDDHVEEAGSSLQFGAGIRLFFGTNVVYGYTNDLSDAALGELLSSLVAVRAVEGAGVPDATGRGGLDLRTKRAGTDIHAPQVAFEARDKAWRLERMRELESGARISPEVKQVEGRLIEWEQDVSVANSDGVIADDRRVRTRLIAQVIATDGIDTQAAHDGPGLSMGLELLDVHPPASVGRRAAEVALLNLHARKAPAGSMPVVIGNAFGGVIFHEALGHLLETTSVARNASALAGKLGEAVASDVVTYVDDGTTPHGWGSSRFDDEGAATERTVLINAGRLESYMVDRWGSLMTGYRATGSGRRQDYTFAPTSRMRNTFVIPGSTPKEALFEGIELGLYAKTMGGGQVKPGSGEYNFAVNEGYLIRNGELAEPVRGAMLVGRGPESIKRIAAVSDDVSTAPGMCGSLSGSVPVEVGQPHLLVSEIIVGGEA; this is encoded by the coding sequence ATGCTCAACCACGCTAGTTACGCCACCCTGATCGAGAAGGGCCGCTCCGCCGGCGCGGACTTCGTGGAGGTCTACGCCGAGCGCTGGCGCACCCGGCTGCTGCGCACCATCGACGATCACGTCGAGGAGGCCGGCAGCAGCCTGCAATTCGGCGCGGGCATTCGCCTGTTCTTCGGCACCAACGTCGTCTACGGCTACACGAACGACTTGTCCGACGCGGCCCTGGGCGAGTTGCTGAGCAGCCTCGTGGCGGTGCGCGCCGTGGAGGGCGCCGGCGTGCCCGACGCCACCGGTCGCGGCGGCCTCGACCTTCGCACCAAGCGTGCCGGAACCGACATCCACGCGCCGCAGGTGGCTTTCGAAGCCAGGGACAAGGCATGGCGGCTCGAGCGCATGCGCGAGCTCGAGTCGGGCGCGCGCATCTCGCCCGAGGTGAAGCAGGTCGAGGGCCGGCTGATCGAGTGGGAACAGGACGTTTCGGTGGCCAACTCCGACGGGGTGATAGCCGACGACAGGCGCGTGCGCACCCGGCTCATCGCCCAGGTGATCGCCACCGACGGCATCGACACTCAGGCGGCGCACGACGGGCCGGGCCTCTCCATGGGCCTCGAGCTGCTCGACGTCCACCCGCCGGCGTCGGTGGGCCGGCGCGCCGCCGAGGTGGCACTCCTCAACCTGCACGCCCGCAAGGCGCCCGCCGGCAGCATGCCCGTGGTAATAGGCAACGCCTTCGGGGGCGTCATCTTCCATGAGGCGCTCGGGCACTTGCTCGAGACCACGAGCGTGGCCCGCAACGCCTCGGCCCTCGCCGGGAAACTGGGCGAAGCGGTAGCGTCCGACGTGGTGACCTACGTGGACGACGGCACCACGCCGCACGGCTGGGGTTCCTCGCGCTTCGACGACGAGGGCGCGGCCACGGAACGCACGGTGCTGATAAACGCCGGCCGGCTCGAGAGCTACATGGTGGACCGCTGGGGCTCGCTCATGACGGGCTACCGCGCCACGGGCTCCGGGCGGCGCCAGGACTACACCTTCGCGCCCACCTCACGGATGCGCAACACCTTCGTCATACCAGGCAGCACACCCAAGGAGGCCCTCTTCGAGGGCATCGAGCTCGGCCTTTATGCCAAGACCATGGGTGGTGGCCAGGTGAAACCCGGCTCGGGTGAGTACAACTTCGCCGTCAACGAGGGCTACCTGATCCGCAACGGGGAACTGGCCGAGCCCGTTCGCGGCGCCATGCTCGTGGGCAGGGGGCCCGAGTCGATCAAGCGCATCGCGGCCGTCTCCGACGACGTCTCCACGGCGCCCGGCATGTGCGGTTCGCTGTCGGGCTCGGTGCCAGTGGAGGTAGGGCAACCGCACCTGCTGGTGAGCGAGATCATCGTGGGCGGGGAGGCGTGA
- a CDS encoding NAD-dependent protein deacetylase: MFHVPTGVGALMEFLEGRRSMVLTGAGISTDSGIPDYRGVHRRRPAPKPMTFQEFTGAAAARQRYWARSAVGWGAMADRLPNPSHFAVTELERLGLTTGTVTQNVDGLHRKAGSRALIELHGDLAQVTCLACGTRERRDAFQARILELNPGFASLDADILPDGDAALDPALTSSFRVPMCTVCGGVMKPDVIFFGENVPRARVEQAGRWLEAAEALLVLGSSLEVFSGYRFVKAALVQGKPVAVVNQGPTRADGEATLRVEAPLAEVLPQAAELLAGASEEPAPGTLRS; encoded by the coding sequence ATGTTCCATGTGCCGACTGGAGTGGGTGCGCTGATGGAGTTCCTGGAGGGGCGCCGCAGCATGGTGTTGACGGGCGCCGGGATCTCCACCGACTCCGGCATCCCCGACTACCGCGGCGTCCACCGCCGTCGGCCGGCGCCCAAGCCGATGACGTTCCAGGAGTTCACGGGCGCCGCTGCAGCCAGGCAGCGTTACTGGGCGCGCAGCGCCGTGGGCTGGGGAGCCATGGCCGATCGCCTGCCGAACCCCAGCCACTTCGCCGTAACCGAGCTGGAGCGACTTGGCCTCACGACCGGCACCGTCACCCAGAACGTCGACGGCTTGCACCGCAAGGCCGGCAGCCGCGCGCTCATCGAGCTGCACGGCGATCTCGCGCAGGTGACCTGCCTCGCGTGCGGCACCAGGGAGCGGCGCGACGCGTTCCAGGCGCGCATTCTCGAGCTCAACCCGGGCTTCGCGAGCCTCGACGCCGACATTCTGCCCGACGGTGACGCGGCGCTCGACCCGGCGCTAACGAGTTCCTTCCGCGTGCCCATGTGTACCGTCTGCGGCGGCGTGATGAAGCCCGACGTGATCTTCTTCGGCGAGAACGTCCCCCGGGCGCGTGTGGAGCAGGCAGGCCGTTGGCTCGAGGCCGCGGAGGCGCTCCTGGTGCTCGGGTCGTCGCTGGAGGTCTTCTCCGGTTACCGCTTCGTGAAAGCCGCCCTGGTGCAGGGCAAGCCGGTGGCCGTGGTCAATCAGGGCCCCACGCGCGCAGACGGCGAGGCCACGCTGCGCGTCGAGGCGCCGTTGGCCGAGGTGCTGCCACAGGCGGCCGAGTTGCTGGCCGGCGCCTCGGAAGAGCCGGCACCTGGAACTCTCAGGAGCTGA
- a CDS encoding metallopeptidase TldD-related protein — translation MKVTEAKEWLLAEAAKRGVDLEVLSTSDRNLRLETRGGEASDVHSSTRSGIGLRVVDGGRTGYASTEELSEDALAWALDEAIENASLTPANGAALPAGGPLGRVDLLGEGLSATMEDKLGSAAELEETLTADPRLQAMQFGRYMETEQRLEIGSSKGVDGGYRAGVAVLMAGIVMREGESVKQGYNLHAEGDYHQLEPGRTALETLDKVGRHLGARPLESGRRRAVFEPEVVGVLLQLLAFSLSGKALAEGKSKLEGKLGQRVASPLITIVDDPTLPGALGSRPFDSEGTASRRLTLVEEGVLRSFMHNSETARRTGQPNTGHASRTYASTLGVKPSNLLLLPGQGIDGADGVLITDLMGVHAGANPISGDVSVQAMGLESVGGETFPVDDFAISFNLFELLQRVSAVGTDLTWSYGFGSPIQAPSLCVEDLSFAGG, via the coding sequence ATGAAGGTAACCGAAGCCAAAGAGTGGTTGCTCGCCGAGGCCGCCAAGCGCGGAGTGGACCTGGAGGTCCTCTCCACCAGCGACCGGAACCTCCGGCTGGAAACGCGCGGCGGCGAGGCGTCGGACGTGCACTCCTCCACCAGGAGCGGCATCGGCCTGCGCGTAGTGGACGGCGGCCGCACCGGCTACGCCTCCACGGAGGAGCTGAGCGAGGACGCCCTGGCCTGGGCCCTCGACGAGGCCATCGAGAACGCCTCCCTCACCCCCGCCAACGGTGCCGCCCTCCCGGCGGGCGGGCCGCTGGGCCGCGTGGACCTCCTGGGCGAGGGCCTGTCGGCGACCATGGAGGACAAGCTGGGAAGCGCCGCCGAACTCGAGGAGACCCTCACGGCCGACCCGCGCCTGCAGGCCATGCAGTTCGGCCGCTACATGGAGACCGAGCAACGCCTCGAGATCGGCTCGAGCAAGGGCGTCGACGGCGGCTACCGCGCCGGTGTCGCCGTGCTGATGGCGGGCATCGTCATGCGCGAGGGTGAGAGCGTGAAGCAGGGTTACAACCTCCACGCCGAGGGCGACTACCACCAGTTGGAACCGGGCCGCACCGCCCTCGAGACCCTGGACAAGGTCGGGCGGCACCTAGGCGCCAGGCCGCTCGAGTCAGGCCGCCGCCGCGCGGTGTTCGAACCCGAGGTCGTAGGCGTCCTGCTCCAGCTACTCGCCTTCTCGCTGTCGGGAAAGGCGCTGGCCGAGGGCAAGAGCAAGCTGGAGGGCAAGCTGGGGCAGCGGGTTGCCTCTCCCCTGATCACCATCGTGGACGACCCCACACTCCCGGGCGCCCTCGGCAGCCGCCCGTTCGACTCGGAGGGCACGGCGTCCAGGCGCCTCACGCTCGTCGAGGAGGGCGTCCTGCGGTCGTTCATGCACAACTCGGAGACCGCCAGGCGCACGGGTCAACCGAACACGGGGCACGCGTCACGCACCTACGCGAGCACGCTCGGCGTGAAGCCCAGCAACCTTCTGCTCCTCCCGGGCCAGGGCATCGACGGTGCCGACGGCGTGCTGATTACCGACCTCATGGGGGTGCACGCGGGCGCCAACCCCATCAGCGGCGACGTGAGCGTCCAGGCAATGGGCCTCGAGAGCGTGGGCGGTGAAACGTTCCCTGTAGACGACTTCGCCATCTCCTTCAACCTCTTCGAACTCCTGCAACGCGTGAGCGCCGTAGGCACCGACCTCACGTGGTCATACGGCTTCGGAAGCCCCATCCAGGCCCCCAGCCTCTGCGTGGAGGACCTGAGCTTCGCTGGAGGTTGA